One Platichthys flesus chromosome 14, fPlaFle2.1, whole genome shotgun sequence genomic region harbors:
- the LOC133968783 gene encoding integrin alpha-6-like: MVGRITCGLWLPVLLMGCGRLWAFNLDTENYQRKDGDQGSLFGFSMALHRQLVPQDKRFLLVGAPRAKAIKGQTSKVTGGLYGCDMSSSSTSCTRLQFDDEEDPTKESKENQWMGVTVNSQGPGGKIVTCAHRYQRRSNVKTSIESRDIIGRCYVLSQNLEIDSGATEDGGGWLFCDQRPRGHESFGSCQQGVSATFDKDYHYLIFGAPGAYNWKGVVRLEQKNDTLLDLGIYEDGPFEVGDEREKNAELVPAPPNSYLGFSLDSGKSLTKNRQLTVVAGAPRAHHSGAVVMLKKGDTSSKILLEEFTLVGEGLASSFGYDLTVMDLNGDGWQDIVVGAPQYFEKDGEIGGAVYVYVNKAGIWNNVKPTRIDGPKDSMFGLAVENLGDINKDGYEDFAVGAPYDDKGTGKVYIYMGSAAGLRSKKADQVLSGQTLGVKLFGYSLAGNMDLDKNAYPDLAVGSLSDSVFVFKTRPVINIKKVITFTPKEIDFTKKNCASGFCFEVGVCFTYTAYPKSYTPKLTVEYTLQADADRSSGLPSRATFPGSSDSDKGTIIMNSQGAEKCIKRQLAIQENIRDKLRGIPIEVTVDIKDAKRKRRQSSGPLAPVLDALQPMITRAEVNFRKEGCGSDNVCQSSLQLQSQYGSGASDKDPFVPLKKGEDGLPLISLSNQKDVTLEVKVSNHDGDDAHEARLVASFPPSLTYSAHRVPDDNKVSCRANKDGSNLDCDLGNPFSRDSEVTIYIILGTSRISLNNSDLEIDLQLNTTSKQVIAPVKAKAKVAIMLQLMLSGQIQPSQVYYTGKVKDKAAVKTENEAGPAITHQFRIVNLGKRLTSLDSATLNIKWPKEEKQGKRLLYLMRISSTRVENLQCTPKEEINPQGLVSSSNRRRRSSENSKGIQEGIMSRYEGKERLSLSCDSGATCVNIQCPLEGLDSNEVITFHSRLWNSTFIELYSKLHLVEVIVNASLNLDSTKKNTILENTETQLKLTVFPEMRAAQHGAVQWWIILLSILFGLLLLGLLAFLLWKCGVFGKKNKDAAPEKETLTSNA; the protein is encoded by the exons ATGGTGGGCAGGATCACCTGTGGACTGTGGCTGCCCGTCCTCCTCATGGGATGCGGGCGACTGTGGGCTTTCAACCTGGACACCGAAAACTACCAGCGGAAGGACGGGGATCAGGGCAGCCTGTTCGGCTTCTCCATGGCCCTGCACCGGCAGCTCGTACCGCAGGATAAGAGATT tctGCTGGTTGGTGCCCCGAGAGCGAAAGCCATTAAAGGTCAAACATCCAAAGTGACAGGAGGACTGTACGGCTGTGACATGAGCTCCAGCTCAACTAGCTGCACCCGACTTCAgtttgatgatgaag AGGATCCAACCAAAGAGAGCAAAGAGAACCAGTGGATGGGAGTGACAGTCAACAGTCAAGGGCCAGGAGGGAAGATTGTG ACCTGTGCCCATCGATACCAGCGGCGGTCCAATGTGAAAACATCCATCGAATCACGCGACATTATTGGTCGCTGCTACGTGCTGAGTCAGAACTTGGAAATCGATTCTGGTGCGACTGAAGATGGAGGTGGCTGGCTATTTTGTGACCAGAGGCCCAGAGGCCACGAGAGTTTTGGATCCTGCCAGCAGGGGGTCTCTGCCACGTTCGACAAGGATTACCACTACCTCATCTTTGGGGCTCCAGGAGCATACAActggaaag GTGTGGTACGCTtggaacaaaaaaatgacaCCCTATTAGATCTGGGCATCTATGAAGATGGTCCATTTGAGGTGGGAGACGAGAGAGAAAAGAATGCCGAACTGGTCCCTGCCCCTCCTAACAGCTACCTGG GATTTTCTCTGGACTCGGGCAAGAGTTTGACCAAGAATCGTCAGCTGACAGTGGTGGCCGGAGCTCCTCGGGCGCACCACAGCGGGGCGGTGGTGATGCTGAAGAAAGGCGATACCTCGAGCAAAATCTTGCTGGAAGAGTTCACCCTGGTAGGGGAGGGGCTTGCGTCGTCTTTCGGCTATGATCTGACTGTAATGGATCTCAACGGGGACGG CTGGCAGGACATAGTGGTGGGAGCACCTCAGTACTTCGAGAAGGACGGAGAAATCGGTGGAGCCGTTTACGTCTATGTCAACAAAGCAGGAATCTGGAACAATGTCAAACCGACCAGAATAGACGGACCTAAAGACTCCATGTTCGGCCTCGCTGTGGAAAACCTGGGAGACATCAATAAGGATGGTTACGAGG ATTTTGCAGTGGGAGCTCCTTATGACGATAAAGGGACAGGGAAGGTTTATATCTACATGGGATCAGCTGCAGGACTCCGCTCTAAAAAAGCTGATCAG GTGCTGTCGGGCCAGACTCTTGGTGTAAAGCTGTTTGGCTACTCTTTGGCAGGCAACATGGACCTGGATAAGAATGCCTACCCAGACCTGGCTGTCGGAtccctctctgactctgtctttgtgttcaa AACCCGGCCAGTTATTAACATCAAGAAAGTAATCACATTCACACCGAAGGAAATCGACTTCACCAAGAAGAACTGTGCCAGTGGCTTTTG CTTTGAAGTTGGGGTCTGCTTCACTTATACTGCTTATCCAAAGAGCTACACTCCCAAACTGA CGGTGGAGTACACTCTGCAGGCGGACGCTGACAGGAGTAGCGGTCTCCCTTCCAGGGCGACCTTCCCCGGGTCCTCCGACTCTGACAAGGGGACCATCATCATGAACAGCCAAGGAGCAGAAAAGTGCATTAAACGTCAGCTTGCCATTCAG GAGAACATTCGAGACAAGCTGCGAGGGATCCCCATCGAAGTGACTGTGGACATCAAGGACGCCAAACGTAAACGCAGGCAGAGCTCAGGTCCTCTGGCCCCAGTTCTAGATGCTCTACAGCCGATGATAACTCGAGCAGAG GTGAATTTTCGGAAGGAGGGTTGTGGCAGCGACAACGTTTGCCAGAGCAGCCTGCAGTTGCAAAGTCAATACGGAAGCGGGGCGAGTGACAAGGACCCCTTCGTTCCATTGAAAAAggg GGAGGACGGCCTGCCCCTAATCTCGCTCAGCAACCAGAAGGACGTCACCTTGGAGGTCAAAGTGAGCAATCACGATGGAGATGACGCACATGAAGCACGTTTGGTGGCCTCATTCCCGCCCTCCCTGACCTACTCAGCTCACCGTGTACCTGAT GATAACAAAGTCAGCTGCAGAGCCAATAAAGACGGTTCCAATTTGGATTGTGATCTTGGAAACCCTTTCAGCCGTGACTCAGAG GTCACCATCTACATTATTTTGGGTACATCCCGCATCTCTCTCAACAATTCTGATCTGGAGATTGATCTTCAGCTAAATAC CACAAGCAAGCAGGTGATAGCTCCTGTCAAAGCAAAGGCAAAGGTGGCcatcatgttgcagctgatgcTTTCAGG ACAAATCCAGCCGTCTCAGGTCTACTATACAGGAAAGGTCAAAGATAAGGCGGCCGTGAAGACTGAAAATGAAGCAGGCCCTGCCATCACACATCAGTTCAGA ATAGTCAACCTGGGAAAACGCTTGACGAGTCTTGACAGCGCCACCCTCAACATCAAGTGGCCAAAGGAGGAGAAGCAAGGCAAGAGGCTGCTCTACCTGATGAGGATCAGCTCCACAAGAGTGGAGAATTTACAGTGCACTCCTAAAGAAGAGATCAACCCTCAGGGGCTG GTATCAAGTAGCAACAGGAGAAGAAGATCATCAGAAAACTCCAAGGGAATTCAGGAAGGCATAATGTCCCGTTACGAAGGAAAGGAAAGACTCTCTCTg tccTGTGACAGCGGGGCTACTTGTGTGAACATACAGTGCCCCCTGGAGGGCCTGGACAGTAATGAAGTAATCACTTTCCACTCTCGCCTTTGGAACAGCACCTTCATCGAG CTTTATTCCAAGTTACATCTTGTGGAGGTGATAGTGAATGCCTCTCTGAACTTGGACAGCACAAAGAAGAACACAATTCTGGAAAACACTGAGACtcag CTGAAACTGACGGTGTTCCCTGAGATGCGCGCAGCTCAACATGGAGCAGTGCAATGGTGGATCATATTGCTGTCCATCCTCTtcggcctgctgctgctgggcctcTTGGCTTTCCTTCTCTGGAAG TGTGGAGTCTTtggaaaaaagaataaagacgCGGCACCAGAAAAAGAGACACTGACGTCAAATGcataa